In Colletotrichum higginsianum IMI 349063 chromosome 1, whole genome shotgun sequence, the DNA window GAATTCGGCTGACACGATGTGTCTGGGTTCAGATGTACTACCCTCCCCAGGGCCaggccccccctccccaggaggagaagaaggatgaCAAGGGCTGCCTCTACGGCTGGTAAGCATATCCAGCTCTGCCCCCTCCGTTCTGCGACATGACAGACTGACTCGATTCTCTAGCATCGCCACtctctgctgctgttggctCTGCGGAGAGACCTGCGAGTGCTGCCTTGAGTGCCTGACCTGCTGCTTCTAATCGCCAAGAAAAGCAACAACAAACATGAAGTTTCCGAGTGCGACAACAAACCAAACAAAGAGAtaccatcaccgtcaccttCATCACCTCACCCCTCCAAGAACGCGACCACGGCCTCgagtttctttctttttttctggCTTGGAAAGCCGGTACGGATGGGCCAGGCAGttgggaaggggggatgGTTTGCGACTTGGCAGGACGGCAAACGCGAACCTGGTTGAAGCACACGACTACTCGTTTCCGTTTACGAACCAGCCTTCTCATTCTTAATCTTTGGGGATGAAGCGGAAAACGAACACCCGCCTCCTCACCCCGCGCTCTCTCTTTGTGTGTAATAGGGGGTTGGACGGGCTACACGATATCGTAGCCCCTACGGAACTTTTTGTCCCCCTTTCATCGATTACTACCTTCTCCTTACGATTACCCCCATGGCGATTACGTCTCGCTCACATTTCCTTGTCTTTATTTGGGGCGGGATATCTCAGCCCTTTTCTTGATTGGAGGAGGAACACACACGTCTAACAGTGAGTGTGGTCTTGGACTATATGAGATAGGTATAGACCAACGAAGAAACCGATCCCGACCCAAAGATATTGTTTCGTCATCGATGGCGATAGTGAGAATCCATTGCATTTTGAAACAACTTGAACCTGTCCGCATGTGCATGTTGCAGGTGTGATTTTCCGTAATTGATTTGTATTGTCAAGTTGGTTTTCGCCTATCAAATCACACCCGAAGCTCTGTCCATCTCACTATACCTTCGTCGGGGGGGAAGGGTATCAAAGGCAGCCAAGTGTTGtgcttttccccccctccaaccAAGATTTGTCCCAGACCCAATAAATAAGAAATCACCCAAACGTATGCTTATTCTTCCACTCCTCCCACGAGAGGTTTCAAGTGCTTATTTCTTGCCGTCTTTCGGGGCCATGAGGTGGACGAATTCTTGGTCTGCAAGTTTTTTTGGTGCGTTGTCAGCCGCAAATCCTCCGAAAGTAATTGTTGCTATATAAAGAACATTGGGTGGGGGCGGGGCTGGGAAGCGAAATGTAGAtgggggcgggcggcggtgcaGGACAGGCAAGCTCCGGCGAGTGTATGTGAGCCGCGCCTCGAATCTGCAGGGCACGTCTGCGAATCGCATAGGATGGGGCATtgtgggagaagaggggagggagggtttCTCACAGTCGATTGAACCATTGCCGTCCAGATCGGCGTGTCTGATCATCTCCTCAATCTCCTCATCGGTGGCGCGCTGGCCGAGAGACAGCAGCACCTGGCGCAGCTCCGAGGGCGAGACGGAGCCGCTATTGTCCTTGTCAAAGACCTTGAAGGCGGCAACGAGCTCCTTGTTGGTGTCCGAGTCCTTGCTCGAAGGCGCGGGCGCCTCGCTCATGAGCTGGAGAAATTCTGTGACAAACGGTCAGTCGCGGGGTGTTCGAGTTCGCAATGGCACTCGAGGTATGTGATCATGGGGTGACACGGCGCTGCGCCGCGCGTGGCTGTCGGGGGCTCACCGTTGAAatcgatgccgccgtcgttgttggggtcgacctcggcgataAGCTCGTTGACCTCCTTGATGCTGGGGTTCAGGCCAAGCGACTTCATGGCGATCTGGAACTCCTCGGCGTTGATGGCACCTGGTGCCAAAAGTCAGTCATTTGAACGGGGTTATGAGCTGTGTCGGAGCTGTCGCGTGAGGACAAATGCGCGCGAATGCGAtcaggaagagaaggggtGTAGGTGACGGTATTGAAGAGAGAGCCAAGCCGGGCCGAGTTGGGCTACTAACCAGTGCCATCGCGGTCCTGTTCCATGGGCAAAACACCATTGTCAGTGAGAGGTTCATCCCAAGAAGCGACGATGGCGCAACGATAATGCGATCCCGGGGGCGGGGAAGCCCGGTATTGGCAGGGCAAGGTTGCCGCAACTTacgaagacggagaagacggccttgTAGTCTCTAAACTGCTCTTCAGTGAGACCGTAGGGAGGAGCCTTGCATGAACTGGTCAGTCTTGGATGTCGAGGGCAGAGCTGTCTGCATCTGAGCTGccaagagggaggaggggtagCCTCATCCGAGTCGCAAGCGAAAACGAACCATTTTTTGGAGTTTTGCGGGGTTGGAAAGCGAGTGAATGTTTCGTGAACGGGATCAAGGAGCGTGGGCGAATAAAAATTTAGTGAGCTGCTGTTGCTTCGATCGGTCGGTGGTGTTCGTTCGCTTGTTCGTTCGGTATTATCGCGCGCGAGGGGCAAAAAGAACTGATCGCTGATTGTTGAGGGGTG includes these proteins:
- a CDS encoding Calmodulin; protein product: MEQDRDGTGAINAEEFQIAMKSLGLNPSIKEVNELIAEVDPNNDGGIDFNEFLQLMSEAPAPSSKDSDTNKELVAAFKVFDKDNSGSVSPSELRQVLLSLGQRATDEEIEEMIRHADLDGNGSIDYQEFVHLMAPKDGKK